Proteins encoded in a region of the Williamwhitmania sp. genome:
- the yedF gene encoding sulfurtransferase-like selenium metabolism protein YedF: MLTIDCKGLLCPRPLIEAKKAFTQAPIGETLVIVVDNETAVFNLTSYFIGNGVDSHTKKEGNLHFVTVKKGVSQQTSLENSRPEDYCQIPQQNHAKEKTVVLIASDKMGEGDAELGSILMKGFFVALAEAETVPEEVIFYNSGVLLTTKQSAIIQSLEQLKTKGVQLTACGTCADYFDIKSDIEIATISNMYSIVTALNSAEKVIKP; encoded by the coding sequence ATGCTAACCATAGATTGCAAAGGCTTACTTTGCCCACGACCATTAATTGAGGCTAAAAAGGCCTTCACGCAGGCACCAATTGGTGAAACGCTTGTAATTGTTGTCGATAATGAAACAGCCGTTTTTAACTTAACCAGCTATTTTATTGGGAATGGCGTTGATTCTCATACAAAAAAGGAGGGTAACCTTCACTTTGTTACAGTAAAAAAAGGAGTATCACAACAGACCTCCTTGGAAAATTCTAGGCCGGAGGACTACTGCCAAATTCCCCAACAAAATCATGCTAAAGAAAAAACCGTGGTATTGATAGCCAGCGACAAAATGGGAGAGGGTGATGCTGAACTTGGCTCTATACTCATGAAAGGTTTCTTCGTTGCCTTGGCTGAAGCAGAAACGGTTCCAGAGGAGGTGATATTCTATAACTCGGGCGTACTGCTAACTACTAAACAATCAGCAATTATTCAGTCGTTGGAACAGCTCAAGACTAAAGGGGTACAGCTAACAGCTTGTGGCACCTGTGCAGATTATTTCGATATAAAGAGCGATATTGAGATTGCAACTATTTCCAATATGTATAGCATTGTAACCGCCCTAAATTCTGCCGAGAAAGTTATAAAACCCTAG
- a CDS encoding aminotransferase class V-fold PLP-dependent enzyme yields MPELLKYFDNGATSFPKPPEVGQFIQNYLAFGGTYGRGGYPRAAESTALVEQLRDKLAVLFGIGQPENIAFSANSTQAINTILQGLDLKGKDILISPLEHNAVTRPLEMIRKTVGTRFHIVSHFSDGLVDIDGLKKQINARVGLVVINHQSNVNGLIQPIAEIKKAIGTIPILVDASQSAGHSNIDCDRLGIDYLAFTGHKGLMGPTGIGGFYAQNPETIEPLIFGGTGSNSDSFEMPSNLPDKFQAGTPNMVGTAGLLGALMANVIPQHSHTSFVEMLLNIKSIEGLEVHCADEKEKQGETFSFRYTNENPGDTAYRLFQLFGLEMRSGLHCAPLAHKTLGSFPLGLVRISLSPFHTMDDLDYLTNAIEKASLSRKN; encoded by the coding sequence ATGCCGGAATTGCTGAAATACTTCGACAATGGTGCAACCAGCTTTCCAAAACCACCAGAAGTAGGTCAATTCATTCAGAATTACTTAGCATTTGGTGGTACCTACGGTAGAGGTGGTTATCCAAGAGCCGCGGAATCCACAGCGTTGGTTGAGCAGCTGCGCGATAAACTTGCCGTTCTTTTTGGTATTGGGCAGCCAGAAAATATCGCATTCTCAGCAAATTCGACCCAGGCTATCAACACCATTCTCCAAGGTTTGGATCTAAAGGGAAAGGATATCCTGATATCACCACTTGAGCACAATGCTGTTACTCGCCCTTTGGAGATGATTCGGAAAACTGTTGGAACTAGATTCCACATAGTTTCTCATTTTTCAGATGGGTTAGTTGATATTGACGGGCTGAAAAAGCAGATCAATGCACGGGTAGGCTTGGTTGTTATTAATCATCAAAGCAACGTAAATGGTCTTATTCAACCAATTGCTGAAATTAAGAAAGCTATAGGCACCATTCCAATTCTGGTGGATGCCTCGCAAAGTGCAGGTCATTCTAATATTGATTGCGATCGATTAGGAATTGATTATCTGGCGTTTACAGGTCACAAAGGGTTGATGGGGCCAACTGGAATAGGAGGATTTTATGCGCAGAATCCAGAGACAATTGAGCCCCTTATTTTTGGAGGCACCGGTAGCAACTCCGATAGCTTTGAGATGCCTTCTAACCTTCCTGATAAATTTCAAGCGGGAACCCCAAATATGGTTGGAACTGCAGGACTTTTAGGCGCCCTTATGGCAAACGTTATACCTCAGCATTCACACACAAGTTTTGTAGAGATGCTTTTAAATATTAAAAGTATTGAAGGTTTGGAGGTCCACTGTGCAGATGAAAAAGAAAAACAAGGGGAGACCTTCTCATTTCGCTACACCAATGAAAATCCTGGCGATACCGCATATCGGCTGTTTCAACTATTTGGCCTTGAAATGAGATCTGGTTTGCATTGCGCACCGTTGGCACATAAAACACTCGGTAGCTTTCCTCTGGGATTGGTAAGGATTTCACTTTCACCTTTTCACACGATGGACGATCTAGATTATCTAACAAATGCCATTGAAAAGGCGAGTTTAAGCCGTAAAAACTAA
- a CDS encoding DUF3343 domain-containing protein, whose product MTILLFPNVRMVIKAEKLLLHLDIKAMVRPVPTNITAECGMCLEVNDSEVEAIFVQLQGAGFNATITKI is encoded by the coding sequence ATGACCATTTTGTTGTTTCCAAATGTTCGCATGGTGATTAAGGCTGAAAAGCTCCTTTTGCACTTGGATATTAAGGCAATGGTTAGACCAGTTCCCACCAATATTACTGCCGAATGTGGCATGTGCCTTGAGGTAAATGACTCTGAGGTGGAGGCAATATTTGTGCAGCTGCAGGGTGCTGGATTTAATGCAACTATCACTAAAATATAA
- the selD gene encoding selenide, water dikinase SelD produces MDIDLLSLVEYGGCSSKLPASELEKVLKHFPKITDPNLLVDIDNQDDAAVYRISENQALIFTTDFFPPICSDPFEFGQIAAANSLSDVYAMGGKPLLALNIAMFPATMPLEAYARILEGGLCKVTESGALLVGGHTIDDTPPKYGLAVIGMVDPTKLVTNAGLSLGETLILTKPIGSGILVSGKKVGLASEESYHQALENMKILNSNVLDSFQHGSVRGGTDVTGFGLLGHTLKMARASKVSIHIKASSVPYLSQAYSLADDGCIPGATFRNLKYAESETYFAPSVPFAYRALLADAQTSGGIVFGINASLAQDAILKLRQSGAVQASIIGLVKEKVDNYHLYIT; encoded by the coding sequence ATGGATATTGATTTACTTTCGCTTGTGGAATATGGCGGATGCTCCTCCAAACTTCCGGCATCAGAGCTAGAAAAGGTGCTAAAGCATTTTCCAAAAATAACCGATCCAAACCTTCTTGTTGATATCGATAACCAAGATGATGCTGCTGTATACAGAATTTCCGAAAATCAAGCGCTAATATTTACCACCGATTTCTTTCCACCTATCTGTAGCGATCCATTTGAATTTGGTCAAATTGCAGCAGCAAACTCACTGTCAGATGTTTATGCAATGGGAGGGAAGCCACTTCTTGCGCTTAATATTGCCATGTTTCCTGCCACAATGCCACTAGAGGCGTATGCAAGAATATTGGAGGGTGGCCTCTGTAAGGTAACGGAATCTGGGGCTTTGCTCGTGGGGGGGCATACCATTGATGATACTCCACCAAAGTATGGATTAGCCGTTATCGGAATGGTCGATCCAACTAAACTTGTTACAAACGCTGGTCTTTCTCTTGGTGAAACTCTAATATTAACAAAGCCTATTGGTAGCGGTATTCTGGTTTCTGGGAAAAAAGTTGGATTGGCGAGTGAAGAGTCATACCATCAAGCACTCGAAAACATGAAAATTCTAAATTCCAATGTACTTGATTCATTCCAGCATGGTAGTGTGAGGGGCGGAACAGATGTTACTGGATTTGGACTTTTAGGCCATACGCTCAAAATGGCACGTGCAAGCAAAGTTTCCATTCATATTAAAGCATCATCTGTTCCTTATCTTTCCCAGGCATACAGTTTGGCAGATGATGGATGTATTCCCGGTGCTACATTTCGAAATTTAAAGTATGCCGAGAGCGAAACCTATTTTGCACCAAGCGTTCCATTTGCCTACCGGGCGCTGTTGGCTGATGCACAAACATCAGGAGGAATTGTTTTTGGAATAAATGCATCTTTGGCTCAGGACGCCATTTTAAAACTAAGGCAAAGTGGTGCTGTACAGGCTTCTATTATTGGCTTGGTTAAGGAAAAGGTTGACAATTACCATCTCTACATAACCTAA
- a CDS encoding tetratricopeptide repeat protein, protein MKKYLLTVTIALVGQVAFGQVTGIPNADQVKSKFEKSTKDIENPKKADNPKTWINRGEVYLDAIDVHSYELRMNMSIQEVKLMYGSPTSTNQVEINSEPFEEDVYPYFSLYVSGGKVAFWKETNQFVDSAYHNAYKSFDKAYTLDSDKKQTKKIAEGLNALALKYNVLAMNFYTQRDYAQAFHAFEGSQLCTSNPAVDKLDSAIIYYAGVTAQLAGKCNEGIKYLEKAREINYTNSGELYYYLYNCNMADGDTAKAGEEIEKGFSLFPTNKTLMLSLINYYIVKNESPTKVINYLDKAIATDPTNASLYFAEAALYEKLPDLEKAAESYKKAIEISPEYFDAYFNLGVMYYNEGAVKVEAANKLPMEDTKGYDSLLVQADTYFKKALPYIEKSYQLHPNELVVVETLKNLYFRFRNDSDEMMAKFKEFQEKSKALKGN, encoded by the coding sequence ATGAAAAAGTATCTTTTAACGGTAACAATAGCTCTTGTTGGCCAAGTAGCATTTGGGCAGGTTACAGGGATTCCTAATGCCGACCAAGTTAAGAGCAAGTTTGAAAAGAGCACTAAGGACATTGAAAACCCTAAGAAAGCTGATAATCCCAAAACATGGATTAATAGGGGAGAGGTTTACTTGGATGCCATTGATGTTCATAGCTATGAGCTGAGGATGAATATGTCAATCCAAGAGGTAAAGCTGATGTATGGTTCACCCACCTCGACTAACCAAGTAGAGATTAATAGTGAGCCATTTGAGGAGGATGTATATCCGTATTTTAGCCTCTATGTATCAGGGGGTAAAGTTGCGTTTTGGAAGGAAACTAATCAGTTTGTCGACAGCGCTTATCACAATGCATACAAATCCTTTGATAAAGCTTACACGCTAGATTCAGACAAGAAGCAGACCAAGAAAATTGCAGAAGGTCTAAATGCTTTGGCTCTAAAATACAACGTTTTAGCCATGAACTTTTATACTCAAAGGGACTATGCTCAAGCATTTCATGCCTTTGAGGGGTCTCAACTTTGCACAAGCAATCCAGCTGTTGACAAACTCGATTCTGCCATTATCTACTATGCTGGAGTAACTGCTCAGCTTGCAGGTAAATGTAATGAAGGCATAAAGTACCTAGAAAAAGCTCGCGAAATAAACTATACTAATAGTGGTGAACTTTATTACTATCTGTATAACTGCAATATGGCTGATGGCGATACTGCTAAAGCAGGCGAAGAAATAGAAAAAGGATTTTCTCTTTTTCCAACTAACAAAACCTTAATGCTTTCCTTGATTAACTATTACATTGTTAAGAATGAGAGTCCAACAAAGGTTATTAACTATCTTGATAAGGCCATTGCAACAGATCCAACCAATGCATCTCTATATTTTGCAGAAGCAGCTCTCTACGAGAAATTACCAGACTTAGAAAAGGCTGCAGAGTCCTACAAAAAAGCAATTGAAATTAGCCCAGAATATTTTGACGCATATTTCAACTTAGGTGTAATGTATTACAACGAGGGTGCTGTTAAGGTTGAAGCTGCAAACAAGTTGCCTATGGAGGACACAAAGGGATACGATAGCCTTCTGGTTCAAGCTGATACATACTTTAAAAAGGCGTTACCTTACATTGAAAAATCATATCAGTTGCATCCGAACGAATTAGTAGTGGTAGAAACGCTCAAGAATTTGTATTTCCGCTTTAGAAATGATAGCGATGAAATGATGGCAAAGTTTAAGGAGTTCCAAGAGAAAAGCAAAGCGCTTAAGGGGAACTAG